The following are encoded together in the Enterobacteriaceae endosymbiont of Plateumaris sericea genome:
- the metK gene encoding methionine adenosyltransferase, whose product MSEYLFTSESVSEGHPDKMADQISDAILDAIIKQDIKARVACETYIKTGIVLIGGEITTTATIDIEKIIRQTIKEIGYTNSNMGFDYNSCAILNNLGKQSEDIYKGIFNKNGLIKGAGDQGLVFGYATNETDNFMPAPITYAHRLVYKQSEVRKNGILPWLRPDAKSQITFKYKNNKIIGIETVVLSTQCSEDISYKKLQEAVMEEIIKPVLPNIWLHKNTKFFINPAGRFIIGGPMADCGLTGRKIIVDTYGGMARHGGGSFSGKDPSKVDRSAAYIARYIAKNIVASSLASRCEIQIAYVIGISKPISLMVETFGTGKISNEKLTLLIQELFDLRPFNIIKMLNLLNPIYKKTSSYGHFGRNIFTWEKIDKINELLEKSKIQ is encoded by the coding sequence ATGAGTGAATATCTTTTTACTTCAGAATCTGTTTCTGAAGGACATCCTGATAAAATGGCAGATCAAATTTCTGATGCTATATTAGATGCTATAATTAAACAAGATATAAAAGCACGTGTTGCATGTGAAACATATATTAAAACTGGAATAGTATTAATTGGAGGAGAAATAACTACTACTGCAACTATAGACATAGAAAAAATAATAAGACAAACAATAAAAGAAATAGGATATACAAACTCAAATATGGGATTTGATTATAATTCTTGTGCTATATTAAATAATCTAGGTAAACAATCAGAAGATATTTATAAAGGAATATTTAATAAAAATGGGTTAATAAAAGGAGCAGGAGATCAAGGACTAGTTTTTGGATATGCGACTAATGAAACAGATAATTTTATGCCTGCACCCATAACTTATGCTCATCGTTTAGTATATAAACAATCTGAAGTAAGAAAAAATGGAATTTTACCATGGTTAAGACCAGACGCTAAAAGTCAAATTACTTTCAAATATAAAAATAATAAAATTATAGGAATAGAAACAGTAGTTTTATCAACTCAATGTTCAGAAGATATATCTTATAAAAAATTACAAGAAGCAGTAATGGAAGAGATTATTAAACCAGTATTACCTAATATATGGTTACATAAAAATACAAAATTTTTTATTAATCCTGCTGGTCGTTTTATAATTGGTGGTCCAATGGCAGATTGTGGATTAACAGGACGTAAAATTATTGTAGATACATATGGTGGTATGGCACGACATGGTGGAGGATCATTTTCAGGAAAAGATCCTTCAAAAGTAGATAGATCTGCAGCATATATAGCAAGATATATAGCAAAAAATATAGTTGCTTCTTCTTTAGCATCACGTTGTGAAATTCAAATAGCTTATGTAATTGGTATTTCTAAACCTATATCTTTAATGGTAGAAACATTTGGAACTGGAAAAATTTCTAATGAAAAATTAACTTTGTTAATACAAGAATTATTTGATTTAAGACCTTTTAATATAATTAAAATGTTAAATCTTTTAAATCCAATATATAAAAAAACATCTTCTTATGGACATTTTGGAAGAAATATTTTTACATGGGAAAAAATAGATAAAATTAATGAATTACTAGAAAAATCTAAAATTCAATAA
- the tkt gene encoding transketolase, whose protein sequence is MSSRKELANAIRILSIDAIQKSNSGHPGAPMGMADIAEVLWRDYLNHNPGNPLWINRDRFILSNGHSSMLIYSLLHLTGYDLKISELKKFRQLNSKTPGHPEFGCTPNIETTTGPLGQGLANAVGMAIAEKTLASQFNKPNYDIINHYTYVFIGDGCLMEGISHEVCSLAGTLKLKKLIVFYDNNGISIDGNINGWFTDDTKKRFESYGWNVIPNINGHDYKEIQQAIDKAKSSIEEKPFLLICNTTIAFGSPNKSGKNISHGSPLGEIEIELTRKKLNWHYKPFEIPKSIYEKWNAKDIGSLKELKWINKFNDYSNIFPELAKELKRRINNLLPNNWIINFKKFIQKLYQNPINISTRQASQECLEFFSKILPEFLGGSADLASSNLTLCSESQAINKSICGNYIHYGVREFGMIAIANGISLYKGFIPYTATFLTFSDYCRNAIRMAALMKIRNIMIYTHDSIGVGEDGPTHQPIEQLSSLRLIPNLSVWRPCDQLETAIAWKYAIENINSPTALILSRQSLPAQIRNKNKITYITHGGYILKDCLEQNPDIILIATGSEVYLAVEAYNQLSKLKYKIRVVSMPSTDIFEKQNDDYKNYVLPKNIELRIAIEAGQSNFWYKYVGLKGIVIGIDKFGYSAPAEILFKKFGFTVENIILKIQDLLKNN, encoded by the coding sequence ATGTCTTCTCGAAAAGAACTTGCTAATGCTATTCGTATATTAAGTATAGATGCTATACAAAAATCTAATTCTGGACATCCTGGTGCTCCTATGGGTATGGCTGACATAGCAGAAGTATTATGGCGTGATTATTTAAATCATAATCCTGGAAATCCACTATGGATAAATCGTGATAGATTTATATTATCTAATGGCCATAGTTCAATGTTAATATATAGTTTATTACATTTAACTGGATATGATTTAAAAATATCAGAATTAAAAAAATTTAGACAATTAAATTCTAAAACTCCAGGACATCCTGAATTTGGATGTACACCAAATATAGAAACTACTACAGGACCATTAGGTCAAGGATTAGCTAATGCTGTTGGTATGGCTATAGCTGAAAAAACATTAGCATCACAATTTAATAAACCAAATTATGATATAATTAATCATTATACCTATGTATTTATAGGTGATGGTTGTTTAATGGAAGGGATATCTCATGAAGTATGTTCTTTAGCAGGAACATTAAAATTAAAAAAATTAATAGTATTTTATGATAATAATGGTATATCTATTGATGGTAATATTAATGGATGGTTTACTGATGATACTAAAAAAAGATTTGAATCATATGGATGGAATGTTATTCCTAATATAAATGGACATGATTATAAAGAAATACAACAAGCTATTGATAAAGCTAAGTCTTCTATAGAAGAAAAACCATTTTTATTAATTTGTAATACAACTATTGCTTTTGGTTCTCCTAATAAATCTGGGAAAAATATATCACATGGTTCTCCTTTAGGAGAAATAGAAATTGAATTAACTAGAAAAAAATTAAATTGGCATTATAAACCTTTCGAAATACCAAAATCAATCTATGAAAAATGGAATGCAAAAGATATTGGTAGTTTAAAAGAATTAAAATGGATAAATAAATTTAATGATTATTCTAATATATTTCCGGAACTAGCTAAAGAATTAAAAAGAAGAATTAATAATTTATTACCTAATAATTGGATTATTAACTTTAAAAAATTTATTCAAAAATTATATCAAAATCCTATTAATATATCTACTCGTCAAGCATCTCAAGAATGTTTAGAATTTTTTTCAAAAATTTTACCTGAATTTTTAGGTGGTTCTGCTGATTTAGCTTCTAGTAATTTAACTTTATGTTCAGAATCTCAAGCTATAAATAAATCTATATGTGGTAATTATATTCATTATGGAGTAAGAGAATTTGGTATGATTGCTATAGCTAATGGAATTTCTTTATATAAAGGATTCATTCCATATACAGCGACTTTTTTAACATTTTCTGATTATTGCCGTAATGCTATTCGTATGGCTGCATTAATGAAAATTAGAAATATAATGATTTATACTCATGATTCTATTGGAGTAGGTGAAGATGGACCTACTCATCAACCAATAGAACAATTATCTAGTTTAAGATTAATTCCAAATTTAAGTGTTTGGCGTCCATGTGATCAATTAGAAACAGCTATTGCATGGAAATATGCAATTGAAAATATTAATAGTCCAACTGCATTAATATTATCCCGTCAAAGTTTACCTGCACAAATCAGAAATAAAAATAAAATAACATATATTACACATGGAGGTTACATATTAAAAGATTGTTTAGAACAAAATCCTGATATTATTTTAATAGCAACAGGTTCAGAAGTTTATTTAGCTGTAGAAGCATATAATCAATTATCTAAATTAAAATATAAAATTAGAGTTGTTTCTATGCCTTCTACAGATATTTTTGAAAAACAAAATGATGATTATAAAAATTATGTATTACCAAAAAATATTGAATTAAGAATAGCAATTGAAGCTGGTCAATCTAATTTTTGGTATAAATATGTAGGTTTAAAAGGAATTGTTATAGGAATAGATAAATTTGGCTATTCTGCTCCTGCTGAAATATTATTTAAAAAATTTGGTTTTACAGTAGAAAATATTATTTTAAAAATTCAAGATCTTTTAAAAAATAATTAA
- the gyrA gene encoding DNA topoisomerase (ATP-hydrolyzing) subunit A: protein MVFFSKEINSINIEEELKNSYLDYAMSVIVGRALPDARDGLKPVHRRMLYAMYILGNTWNKPYKKSARIVGDVIGKYHPHGDSAVYDTIVRLAQSFSLRYTLIDGQGNFGSIDGDSAAAMRYTEIRMTKIAQEIINDLEKQTVNFLPNYDSTEKIPEVMPTKIPNLLINGSSGIAVGMTTNIPPHNLTEVINACLAYIKNENISIQELMKYITGPDFPTSGIINDFNGIEKAYITGKGKIFIRGRSKIITNNNKSSIIIYELPYQVNKAKLIEKIAELVKEKKIHGIKNLRDESDKDGIRIVIEIKKDMSTNVILNNLYSLTPLQISFNINMVSLYKGEPKVMSLKNIIEAFISHRREVVIRRTNYEINKARNKAHILEGLIVALSNIQPIIEIIRSSSIIETIKNKIHSKLWNINNVLSILKSKEIKESNNYTNNLNLIQSNNYSFSHEQVQSILDLKLHKLTNLEHKKLFQEYQNIIYKISELIKIVDDYQCLMKVIYKELIFIKQEFGDTRKTEIIKNKSFITTEDLINAEDVIVTLSYQGYIKYQKLSDYEVQHRGGKGKLAVKIKEKDFINRILIANTHDTLLCFSNLGRLYWTKVYNLPKSNRYAQGRPIINILPLKNYERITNLLVVNKYSDKLNLFMATKKGIVKKTNLNKFSNPRNNGIIAIKLKKNDSLIGVAITHKKDKIMLFSSFGKVVKFNEIKVRSMGRVSTGVRGIKLLSQRDSVVALIVLNDQSKNDILTITQNGYGKRTNNKEYPIKSRSTKGVISIKINKRNGLVVNAIQVSYNDQILIITNMGTLIRTYVSEICVVSRNTKGVTIIKTNKNEKVIALEKISIK, encoded by the coding sequence ATGGTTTTTTTTTCTAAAGAAATTAATTCAATTAATATTGAAGAAGAATTAAAAAATTCTTATTTAGATTATGCTATGTCTGTTATAGTTGGTAGAGCATTACCAGATGCTAGAGATGGATTAAAACCTGTGCATAGAAGAATGTTATATGCTATGTATATATTAGGAAATACATGGAATAAACCTTATAAAAAATCAGCACGTATTGTAGGAGATGTTATAGGTAAATATCATCCTCATGGCGATTCTGCTGTTTATGATACAATAGTAAGATTAGCACAATCATTTTCTTTAAGATATACATTAATAGATGGACAAGGTAATTTTGGATCTATTGATGGTGATTCAGCTGCAGCTATGCGTTATACTGAAATAAGAATGACTAAAATAGCTCAAGAAATAATTAATGATCTAGAAAAACAAACAGTAAATTTTTTACCTAATTATGATAGTACCGAAAAAATTCCAGAAGTAATGCCTACCAAAATACCTAATTTATTAATTAATGGATCTTCTGGAATAGCTGTTGGTATGACTACAAATATACCTCCACATAATCTTACAGAAGTAATAAATGCATGTTTAGCTTATATAAAAAATGAAAATATTTCTATTCAAGAATTAATGAAATATATTACAGGTCCTGATTTTCCTACATCAGGAATTATAAACGATTTTAATGGAATTGAAAAAGCTTATATTACAGGAAAAGGAAAAATTTTTATTCGTGGACGTAGTAAAATTATTACAAATAATAATAAATCTTCAATTATTATATATGAATTACCATATCAAGTTAATAAAGCTAAATTAATAGAAAAAATAGCAGAACTTGTTAAAGAAAAAAAAATTCATGGAATTAAAAATTTACGAGATGAATCAGATAAAGATGGAATTAGAATTGTTATAGAAATAAAAAAAGATATGTCAACAAATGTTATTCTAAATAATTTATATTCTTTAACTCCATTACAAATTTCTTTTAATATTAATATGGTTTCCTTATATAAAGGGGAACCCAAAGTTATGTCGTTAAAAAATATTATTGAAGCATTTATATCCCATCGTCGAGAAGTAGTAATACGTAGAACTAATTATGAAATTAATAAAGCTCGTAATAAAGCTCATATTTTAGAAGGATTAATAGTAGCATTATCTAATATACAACCAATAATAGAAATTATTCGTTCTTCTTCTATTATAGAAACAATAAAAAATAAAATTCATTCTAAATTATGGAATATTAATAATGTATTATCTATTTTAAAATCTAAAGAAATAAAAGAGTCTAATAATTATACTAATAACTTAAATTTAATTCAATCTAATAATTATTCTTTTAGTCATGAACAAGTACAATCTATTTTAGATTTAAAATTACATAAATTAACTAATTTAGAGCATAAAAAATTATTCCAAGAATATCAAAATATAATATATAAAATATCAGAACTTATAAAAATTGTTGATGATTATCAATGTTTAATGAAAGTAATATATAAAGAATTAATTTTTATTAAACAAGAATTTGGAGATACAAGAAAAACTGAAATTATTAAAAATAAATCTTTTATAACAACAGAAGATTTAATCAATGCTGAAGATGTAATAGTTACTTTATCATATCAAGGATATATTAAATATCAAAAATTATCTGATTATGAAGTTCAACATAGAGGTGGTAAAGGAAAATTAGCCGTTAAAATAAAAGAAAAAGATTTTATTAATCGTATACTTATAGCTAATACACATGATACTCTTTTATGTTTTTCTAATTTAGGACGTTTATATTGGACAAAAGTCTATAATTTACCTAAATCTAATAGATATGCGCAAGGAAGACCAATTATTAATATTTTACCTTTAAAAAATTATGAAAGAATCACTAATTTACTTGTAGTAAATAAATATAGTGATAAATTAAATTTATTTATGGCAACTAAAAAAGGAATAGTTAAAAAAACTAATTTAAATAAATTTAGTAATCCTAGAAATAACGGAATTATCGCAATAAAATTAAAAAAAAATGATTCTTTAATAGGAGTTGCTATAACTCATAAAAAAGATAAAATAATGTTGTTTTCATCTTTTGGTAAAGTTGTAAAATTTAATGAGATAAAAGTTAGATCTATGGGTAGAGTATCAACTGGTGTAAGAGGTATAAAACTTTTATCTCAAAGAGATAGTGTAGTTGCATTAATTGTTTTAAATGATCAATCTAAGAATGATATTCTTACTATTACTCAAAACGGATATGGTAAAAGAACAAATAATAAAGAATATCCAATTAAATCAAGATCTACTAAAGGTGTAATTTCTATTAAAATTAATAAAAGAAATGGTTTAGTAGTAAATGCTATACAAGTATCTTATAATGATCAAATATTAATAATAACTAATATGGGAACTTTAATACGTACATATGTTTCAGAAATTTGTGTAGTTAGTCGTAATACTAAAGGAGTAACTATAATAAAAACAAATAAAAATGAAAAAGTAATCGCATTAGAAAAAATTTCTATAAAATAA
- the murE gene encoding UDP-N-acetylmuramoyl-L-alanyl-D-glutamate--2,6-diaminopimelate ligase — protein sequence MNNYRLNLAEMLNNFINNHKISNIFINKIVLDSRKIKGKHCLFLAIKGYKLDGKNFIDDAIKNGAIAIIVDSNRNINPYNIIYKNNIPIITLPNLQEKISFFAGKLYKNPSNKIPVIGVTGTNGKTSITNFLMQWINLLGKKAAICSTLGNGFDKNLITTNNTTDSAIEIQYILKNFIEQKADIAIVEISSHGLKQFRVSNLKFSAGIFTNLSRDHLDYHLNMKDYELTKWKFFSEHKIKTSIINIDDIIGYNWFNKLSYNNNTIAVTTKKNIFIKNNLYFKVNKIIFLKNYTIIKFNSSWGKGIIKIFLLGYFNVINIILSMTTLLTLNFPLKELIHTSSKLHSVYGRMEVFPSQIKYPTIIIDYAHTPDALKNVLLTIKLYCKGKIWCIFGCGGERDIGKRLIMGVIAKKFSDIVIITTDNPRSENIMNIIKDIIQKYKCNSNLHIIIDRCEAINYAINNANKNDTILIAGKGHEQYQIIGNKIFNYSDYNVVNNFFKKISNE from the coding sequence TTGAATAATTATAGATTAAATTTAGCAGAAATGTTAAATAATTTTATTAATAATCATAAAATATCTAATATTTTTATAAATAAAATAGTTTTAGATAGTCGAAAAATTAAAGGTAAACATTGTTTATTTTTAGCTATTAAAGGTTATAAATTAGATGGTAAAAATTTTATAGATGATGCCATTAAAAATGGTGCTATTGCTATTATAGTTGATAGTAATCGTAATATTAATCCATATAATATTATTTATAAAAATAATATTCCTATAATTACTTTACCAAATTTACAAGAAAAAATTTCTTTTTTTGCTGGAAAATTATATAAAAATCCTAGTAATAAAATACCTGTAATTGGAGTAACAGGAACTAATGGAAAAACAAGTATTACTAATTTTTTAATGCAATGGATTAATTTATTAGGTAAAAAAGCAGCGATTTGTAGTACATTAGGTAATGGTTTTGATAAAAATTTAATAACTACTAATAATACAACGGATTCTGCTATTGAAATTCAATATATATTAAAAAATTTTATAGAACAAAAAGCAGACATAGCTATTGTAGAAATATCTTCTCATGGTTTAAAACAGTTTAGAGTATCTAATTTAAAATTTTCAGCTGGAATTTTTACAAATTTAAGTAGAGATCATTTAGATTATCATCTTAACATGAAAGATTATGAGCTAACTAAATGGAAATTTTTTTCTGAACATAAAATTAAAACAAGTATAATAAATATTGATGATATCATAGGATATAATTGGTTTAATAAACTATCTTACAATAATAATACCATTGCAGTTACTACTAAAAAAAATATTTTTATTAAAAATAATTTATATTTTAAAGTTAATAAAATAATTTTTTTAAAAAATTATACTATTATTAAATTTAATTCAAGTTGGGGTAAAGGGATTATTAAAATATTTCTTCTTGGATATTTTAACGTAATTAATATTATTTTAAGTATGACTACATTATTAACTTTAAATTTTCCTTTAAAAGAGCTTATACATACTTCATCTAAATTACATTCTGTTTATGGAAGAATGGAAGTTTTTCCTTCACAAATAAAATATCCAACTATTATAATTGATTACGCTCATACTCCTGATGCATTAAAAAATGTACTTTTAACTATTAAATTATATTGTAAAGGAAAAATATGGTGTATATTTGGATGTGGAGGTGAAAGAGATATTGGTAAACGTTTAATTATGGGAGTTATTGCTAAAAAATTTTCAGATATTGTAATTATTACTACTGATAATCCTAGATCAGAAAATATAATGAATATTATTAAAGATATTATACAAAAATATAAATGTAATAGTAACTTACATATAATAATAGATAGATGTGAAGCAATTAATTATGCAATAAATAATGCTAATAAAAATGATACTATACTAATAGCAGGTAAAGGTCATGAACAATATCAAATTATAGGAAATAAAATTTTTAATTATTCTGATTATAATGTTGTTAATAATTTTTTTAAAAAAATATCTAATGAATAA
- the mutS gene encoding DNA mismatch repair protein MutS — translation MNIKNIKYTPIMKQYFKIKNQCPNILLFYRMGDFYEMFFEDAKKASKILNIVLTQRGILDGKPIPMAGIPYHSLDNYLSKLIYLGESVAICEQINNMNRTPNKILERKIVRIITPGTVSDDILLKNNQDNLLASIWQEIDYGFGYATLNMSSGNFRIMESKNYDIISGELQKTNPVELLYPENFQYMKLIEKRNCIKRRPIWEFDLETANQQLNMQFKTKNLRSFGIEKALMAIKAAGCLIQYVKDTQRIFLPHINNIKLKNSNSEIIMDENTRKNLEITESISRNKDNTLINILDHCSTTMGSRLLKRWLHSPTRNNNTIINRQNSISKLRKYFTNFQKLLININDIERIIARLSLRTAKPKDLVSLRNTFHILPDIHNILKIMGDCYIKNKIFNLGLFKKLKLLLEKSIKKNPSTLLKDGNVIATGYNKSLDELRKLSKNSKEYLIVLEKKERKLLNIEKLKIGFNTIHGYYIQITKNQKIKKLPKKYLNIQTLKHCNRYIIPELKNYQEIIFSSKNKLLILEKFLYNQLFDLIYPELPNLQKIVLFISELDVLCNLAERSITLNYKRPIISNNLGLYLENSRHPIVENILKDQFIPNNLLLTPKNHMLIITGPNMGGKSTYMRQIALIILMAYIGSYIPADKAIIGPIDRIFTRIGSMDDISSGLSTFMIEMIETANILRNANKYSLVLMDEIGRGTSTYDGLSIAWACAENLAKKIKSMTLFSTNYIELTNLSLKNKGIKNVYFDAIESNRSIVFMYALKNGIINKNYGLFVASLAGIPKEVIKLAKKKIIQLEKNYKY, via the coding sequence ATGAACATAAAAAATATTAAATATACTCCTATAATGAAACAATATTTCAAAATAAAAAATCAATGTCCTAATATTTTATTATTTTATCGTATGGGTGATTTTTATGAAATGTTTTTTGAAGATGCTAAAAAAGCATCAAAAATACTTAATATTGTTCTTACTCAAAGAGGTATATTAGATGGAAAACCAATACCTATGGCAGGAATACCATATCATAGTTTAGATAATTATTTATCAAAGTTAATTTATTTAGGTGAATCAGTAGCTATTTGTGAACAAATTAACAACATGAATAGAACTCCTAATAAAATATTAGAACGTAAAATTGTACGTATTATTACTCCTGGAACTGTAAGTGATGATATTTTATTAAAAAATAATCAAGATAATTTATTAGCATCTATATGGCAAGAAATAGATTATGGTTTTGGTTATGCAACTTTAAACATGAGTTCTGGAAATTTTAGGATTATGGAAAGTAAAAATTATGATATAATATCTGGTGAATTACAAAAAACTAATCCCGTTGAATTATTATATCCTGAAAATTTTCAATATATGAAATTAATAGAAAAAAGAAATTGTATTAAACGTAGACCTATATGGGAATTTGATCTTGAAACAGCTAATCAACAATTAAATATGCAATTTAAAACTAAAAATTTAAGAAGTTTTGGTATCGAAAAAGCATTAATGGCTATTAAAGCTGCTGGTTGTTTAATACAATATGTTAAAGATACACAACGTATATTTTTACCTCATATAAATAATATTAAATTAAAAAATTCTAATAGTGAAATTATCATGGATGAAAATACTAGAAAGAATCTTGAAATTACAGAAAGTATATCACGTAATAAAGATAATACTTTAATAAATATATTAGATCATTGTAGTACTACAATGGGTAGTCGTTTATTAAAACGTTGGTTACATTCTCCAACTCGTAATAATAATACTATTATTAATCGGCAAAATAGTATTTCAAAATTACGAAAATATTTTACTAATTTTCAAAAATTATTAATTAATATAAATGATATTGAACGAATAATTGCAAGATTATCATTAAGAACAGCAAAACCTAAAGATTTAGTTTCTTTAAGAAATACTTTTCATATTTTACCTGACATACATAATATTTTAAAAATTATGGGAGATTGTTATATTAAAAATAAAATTTTTAATTTAGGACTTTTTAAAAAATTAAAACTTTTATTAGAAAAATCAATTAAAAAGAATCCTTCTACTTTATTAAAAGATGGCAATGTTATTGCTACAGGATATAATAAATCTTTAGATGAATTAAGAAAATTATCTAAAAATTCTAAAGAATACTTAATCGTTTTAGAAAAAAAAGAACGTAAGTTATTAAATATAGAAAAATTAAAAATAGGATTTAATACTATTCATGGATATTATATCCAAATAACTAAAAATCAAAAAATTAAAAAATTACCTAAAAAATATTTAAATATTCAAACATTAAAACATTGTAATAGATATATTATTCCTGAATTAAAAAATTACCAAGAAATTATTTTTTCATCTAAAAACAAATTATTAATATTAGAAAAATTTCTATATAATCAATTATTTGATCTTATTTATCCTGAATTACCTAATTTACAAAAAATAGTTTTATTTATATCAGAGTTAGATGTATTATGTAATTTAGCAGAAAGATCAATCACTTTAAATTATAAACGACCTATTATTAGTAATAATTTAGGATTATATTTAGAAAATTCTCGTCATCCTATTGTAGAAAATATTCTTAAAGATCAATTTATTCCTAATAATTTACTATTAACTCCTAAAAATCATATGTTAATAATTACAGGTCCTAATATGGGTGGTAAAAGTACTTATATGCGTCAAATTGCATTAATTATTTTAATGGCATATATAGGTAGTTATATACCTGCTGATAAAGCTATAATTGGACCAATAGATCGTATATTTACAAGAATTGGTTCTATGGATGATATTTCTTCTGGTTTATCTACTTTTATGATCGAAATGATTGAAACAGCAAATATTTTAAGAAATGCTAATAAATATAGTTTAGTATTAATGGATGAAATTGGTAGAGGTACATCTACATATGACGGATTATCTATTGCATGGGCTTGTGCTGAAAATCTTGCAAAAAAAATAAAATCAATGACATTATTTTCTACTAATTATATTGAATTAACTAATTTGTCTTTAAAAAATAAAGGAATAAAAAATGTTTATTTTGATGCTATAGAATCTAATAGATCTATTGTATTTATGTATGCATTAAAAAATGGCATTATTAATAAAAATTATGGTTTATTTGTTGCTTCTTTAGCTGGTATACCTAAAGAAGTAATTAAATTAGCTAAAAAAAAAATTATTCAATTAGAAAAAAATTATAAATATTAA
- the rsmH gene encoding 16S rRNA (cytosine(1402)-N(4))-methyltransferase RsmH produces the protein MIKHLPVMLKESVDSLNIKENGIYIDATYGCGGHTKLILSKLGKKGRIYAIDCDIKTILINKILDKRIIYINEKFSNLINILDSQILGKIDGILFDLGFSSFQLNNPKRGFSFMFDGPLDMRFDQNHGITAAQWIQQVSKNKLAYVLKKYGEEKFANIIAYNIKKYIIKNKINKTSHLSKLICSIIYKFKTNKKRFKHPATRSFQAIRIFINKELEELKKALFNSLSILKKGGILSVISFHSLEDRIVKRFMKINSINNNQYYSRIPLTEKEINILSKNNYKLKIINRIFPSSKEIYSNPRSRSAILRIGKKI, from the coding sequence ATGATAAAACATTTACCAGTTATGTTAAAAGAATCTGTCGATAGTTTAAATATAAAAGAAAATGGAATTTATATAGATGCCACATATGGATGTGGAGGACATACAAAATTAATTTTATCTAAATTAGGAAAAAAAGGTCGTATTTATGCGATAGATTGTGATATAAAAACAATATTAATTAATAAAATTTTAGATAAAAGGATAATATATATAAATGAGAAATTTTCTAATTTAATAAATATTTTAGATTCTCAAATATTGGGAAAAATAGATGGAATATTATTTGATTTAGGTTTTTCATCTTTTCAATTAAATAATCCTAAAAGAGGTTTTTCTTTTATGTTTGATGGTCCATTAGATATGCGTTTTGATCAAAATCATGGAATAACTGCAGCTCAGTGGATTCAACAAGTTAGTAAAAATAAATTAGCTTATGTATTAAAAAAATACGGGGAAGAAAAATTTGCTAATATTATAGCATATAATATTAAAAAATATATTATAAAAAATAAAATAAATAAAACAAGTCATTTAAGTAAATTAATATGTTCTATAATATATAAATTTAAAACCAATAAAAAAAGATTTAAACATCCTGCAACAAGATCTTTTCAAGCTATAAGAATTTTTATTAATAAAGAATTAGAAGAATTAAAAAAAGCTTTATTTAATTCATTAAGTATACTAAAAAAAGGTGGTATATTATCTGTAATTAGTTTTCATTCATTGGAAGATCGTATTGTAAAAAGATTTATGAAAATAAATAGTATAAATAATAATCAATATTATTCTCGTATTCCATTAACTGAAAAAGAAATAAATATTCTATCTAAAAATAATTATAAATTAAAAATAATTAATAGAATATTTCCTAGTTCTAAAGAAATTTATAGTAATCCAAGGTCAAGAAGTGCGATACTACGTATAGGAAAAAAAATATAA